A window from Xiphophorus maculatus strain JP 163 A chromosome 17, X_maculatus-5.0-male, whole genome shotgun sequence encodes these proteins:
- the adipor2 gene encoding adiponectin receptor protein 2 produces MSPQEKNTPNTSGSSTSHLSTAECPSHHGSVPECHEEDDRGGEERDQSEDERSSDEGFMARTPLLQAHHAMERMEEFVHKMWEGRWRVIPHDVLPDWLKDNDFLLHGHRPPMPSFRACFKSIFRIHTETGNIWTHLLGCLFFLCLGLMYMFRPNMSFVAPLQEKVVIGMFFLGAILCLSFSWLFHTVYCHSEGVSRIFSKLDYSGIAFLIMGSFVPWLYYSFYCSPQPCFIYLIIVCVLGLAAITVSQCDFFATPQYRGVRAGVFVGLGLSGVVPTLHFVISEGLIKATTIGQMGWLFLMAMLYITGACLYAARIPERFFPGKCDIWFHSHQLFHILVVAGAFVHFHGVSNLQEFRYTAGGGCTENGML; encoded by the exons ATGAGTCCACAGGAGAAAAACACACCCAACACCTCAGGCTCTTCAACCAGTCACCTCAGCACCGCAGAGTGCCCCTCACACCATGGC TCTGTCCCCGAGTGCCATGAAGAGGAtgacagaggaggagaggagagggatCAGAGTGAGGATGAGAGAAGCAGCGACGAAGGCTTCATGGCAAGAACTCCGTTGCTGCAAGCTCACCACGCCATGGAAAGGATGGAGGAGTTTGTACATAag ATGTGGGAGGGTAGGTGGCGCGTCATCCCTCACGACGTGCTCCCGGATTGGCTGAAAGACAACGACTTCCTGCTTCACGGCCACAGACCACCGATGCCTTCATTTCGCGCCTGCTTTAAGAGCATCTTCAGAATCCACACAGAGACGGGGAACATTTGGACGCACCTGCTAG GCTGTTTGTTCTTCCTCTGCCTGGGTCTCATGTACATGTTCAGACCCAACATGTCTTTTGTGGCTCCACTCCAAGAGAAGGTAGTAATTGGGATGTTTTTCCTCGGAGCCATCCTCTGCCTCTCCTTCTCCTGGCTTTTCCACACAGTCTACTGTCACTCGGAGGGCGTGTCCAGAATCTTTTCCAA ATTGGACTACAGTGGGATTGCCTTCCTGATCATGGGCTCCTTCGTCCCCTGGTTGTACTATTCTTTCTACTGCTCGCCTCAGCCCTGCTTCATCTACCTGATAATTGTGTGTGTCCTGGGTCTGGCTGCCATCACAGTTTCACAGTGTGACTTTTTTGCTACTCCACAGTACAGAGGTGTCAGAGCAG GAGTGTTTGTAGGTTTGGGTTTGAGCGGCGTGGTTCCCACCCTTCACTTTGTCATCAGCGAGGGTCTGATCAAAGCCACTACCATCGGTCAGATGGGCTGGCTGTTTCTCATGGCGATGCTCTACATCACCGGCGCCTGTTTGTACGCTGCTCGCATCCCAGAGAGGTTCTTCCCTGGCAAGTGTGACATCTGG TTCCACTCCCACCAGCTGTTCCACATCCTGGTAGTCGCAGGGGCTTTCGTCCATTTTCACGGCGTCTCTAACTTGCAGGAGTTTCGGTATACTGCAGGAGGCGGCTGCACTGAGAATGGCATGCTttaa